The Saccharopolyspora gloriosae genome has a segment encoding these proteins:
- a CDS encoding flavin reductase family protein yields MSEPTSSITEEPGATGALSNTVDGSDLRSTMARFPTGVTITTTLDRDGAPWGFTAGSLVSVSLDPPLISVCVAFGARCYPAFAESGTFTVNVLRHDRAELARTFASKGVDKFAAAGFTRSATGMRLDEGTVAVLGCEVHGRHPAGDHLILVGLVRELERSSDDQLLFADQRFSRLAR; encoded by the coding sequence TTGAGCGAGCCGACATCGTCGATCACCGAGGAACCCGGAGCCACCGGAGCGCTCTCGAACACCGTCGACGGAAGCGACCTGCGCAGCACGATGGCCCGGTTTCCCACCGGTGTCACCATCACCACCACGCTGGACCGCGATGGTGCGCCGTGGGGGTTCACCGCCGGTTCGCTGGTCTCCGTCTCGCTCGATCCGCCGCTGATCTCGGTATGCGTGGCGTTCGGCGCGCGCTGCTACCCCGCGTTCGCCGAGAGCGGGACCTTCACCGTCAACGTGCTGCGCCATGACCGGGCGGAGCTCGCTCGCACCTTCGCCAGCAAGGGCGTCGACAAGTTCGCCGCCGCCGGGTTCACCCGGTCCGCGACCGGAATGCGCCTCGACGAGGGCACCGTCGCCGTACTCGGCTGCGAGGTGCACGGCAGGCATCCGGCAGGCGATCACCTGATCCTCGTCGGCCTGGTCCGCGAGCTCGAGCGTTCCTCCGACGACCAGCTGTTGTTCGCCGACCAGCGATTCTCCCGGCTCGCACGATGA
- a CDS encoding Gfo/Idh/MocA family protein, which translates to MSGVDNSTVSVGVLGCADIAARRVLPAFATAPGAEITAIASRSADKARALAARFTADPVEGYQRLLDRADVDAVYLPLPSGLHAEWIERALRAGKHVLAEKPLTTSPEDTSALQRLAADLGLVLEENFMFRHHGQHAVVRALLDEGVVGRPRAFSAAFAIPSRPRGDIRYQAELGGGALLDVAGYPVAAAQLLFGPDWRVEGAFLKHEPEFGVDVAGTALLSTPAGPAATLIFGLEHHYGSRYEIWGDAGRLAVDHVFTTPAAHRPVVRIERADHQEERVLPAEDQVSNAVRAFLRAVRRGSAHGTRATGVQADLLEAIRHAARPVSSAPHVEKQT; encoded by the coding sequence ATGAGCGGGGTGGACAACAGCACCGTGTCGGTGGGCGTACTGGGCTGTGCCGACATCGCGGCCCGCCGGGTCCTGCCCGCGTTCGCCACGGCCCCCGGGGCCGAGATCACCGCGATCGCCAGTCGCAGCGCGGACAAGGCACGGGCACTCGCCGCACGATTCACGGCCGACCCGGTCGAGGGCTACCAGCGACTGCTGGACCGCGCCGACGTCGATGCCGTCTACCTGCCGCTGCCCTCCGGATTGCACGCGGAGTGGATCGAGCGAGCGCTGCGGGCCGGAAAGCACGTGCTCGCGGAGAAACCGCTGACGACCTCGCCCGAGGACACCAGTGCCCTGCAACGGCTCGCGGCGGACCTCGGCCTGGTGCTGGAGGAGAACTTCATGTTCCGGCACCACGGCCAGCACGCCGTCGTCCGCGCCTTGCTGGACGAGGGCGTGGTCGGGCGGCCGCGCGCATTCTCCGCCGCGTTCGCGATCCCGTCGCGCCCCCGCGGCGACATCCGCTACCAGGCCGAGCTCGGCGGCGGCGCGCTGCTGGACGTCGCGGGCTATCCGGTCGCCGCCGCGCAGTTGTTGTTCGGCCCGGACTGGCGGGTCGAGGGCGCATTCCTCAAGCACGAGCCGGAATTCGGCGTGGACGTGGCCGGGACCGCATTGCTGAGCACGCCCGCGGGGCCGGCGGCCACGCTGATCTTCGGCCTCGAACACCACTACGGCTCGCGATACGAGATCTGGGGCGATGCGGGCCGGCTCGCCGTGGACCACGTGTTCACCACCCCGGCCGCCCACCGTCCCGTGGTTCGCATCGAACGCGCGGACCATCAGGAGGAACGGGTGCTTCCCGCCGAGGACCAGGTCTCCAACGCCGTCCGGGCGTTCCTGCGCGCGGTGCGCCGCGGTTCCGCTCACGGGACACGTGCCACCGGGGTGCAGGCGGACCTGCTCGAAGCGATCCGCCACGCCGCACGGCCGGTTTCCTCCGCCCCTCACGTGGAGAAGCAGACATGA
- the rfbH gene encoding lipopolysaccharide biosynthesis protein RfbH, with protein MTDKATILQQVREYHERKSGADFVPGETPIPASGAALDADDRVALVEAALEMRIAAGPASRRFEREFSRMFGLRKAHLTNSGSSANLLALSALTSPQREDARLVPGDEVITVAAGFPTTVNPIIHNGLIPVFTDIELGTYNTTPDRVAAAIGPRTKAIMMAHSLGNPFAATEIAEIAQQHGLLLIEDNCDAVGSTYQGRLTGTFGDMATVSFYPAHHITMGEGGCVLTDDLALARIVESLRDWGRDCWCEPGEDNRCFKRFDQQLGDLPHGYDHKYIFSHVGYNLKSTDLQAALGVTQLGRIDEFGAVRRSHWQRMRHALDGLPGLLLPEPTPGGDPSWFGFVLTVLPEAPYTRRELVTFLENRRIATRRFFGGNLTRHPAYFDREYRVSEELTNSDIVTEHTFWVGVYPGLTEEMIDYTIESIREFVLKNS; from the coding sequence ATGACTGACAAGGCGACGATCTTGCAGCAGGTTCGCGAATACCACGAGCGGAAATCCGGTGCGGATTTCGTCCCGGGTGAAACGCCCATCCCCGCGTCGGGAGCGGCACTCGACGCCGACGATCGAGTGGCGCTGGTCGAAGCCGCGCTGGAGATGCGCATCGCGGCGGGACCCGCTTCCCGCCGGTTCGAGCGCGAGTTCAGCCGGATGTTCGGTCTCCGCAAGGCGCACCTGACGAACTCGGGTTCCTCGGCGAACCTGCTCGCGCTCAGCGCGCTGACCTCACCGCAGCGCGAGGATGCCCGGCTGGTGCCCGGCGACGAGGTGATCACGGTCGCCGCGGGGTTCCCCACCACCGTGAACCCGATAATCCACAATGGACTCATACCGGTGTTCACCGACATCGAGCTCGGCACCTACAACACGACCCCGGACCGGGTCGCCGCCGCCATCGGACCGCGCACCAAGGCCATCATGATGGCCCACTCGCTCGGAAACCCGTTCGCCGCGACCGAGATCGCGGAAATCGCACAGCAGCACGGACTACTGCTGATCGAGGACAACTGCGACGCCGTCGGCTCCACCTACCAGGGCCGGCTCACCGGGACCTTCGGAGACATGGCGACGGTCAGCTTCTACCCCGCCCACCACATCACCATGGGCGAAGGCGGCTGCGTGCTCACCGACGACCTCGCGCTGGCGCGCATCGTCGAATCACTGCGCGACTGGGGACGGGACTGCTGGTGCGAACCCGGGGAGGACAACCGCTGCTTCAAGCGGTTCGACCAGCAGCTCGGCGACCTGCCGCACGGCTACGACCACAAGTACATCTTCTCCCACGTCGGCTACAACCTGAAGTCCACCGACCTGCAGGCCGCGCTCGGGGTGACGCAGCTCGGGCGGATCGACGAGTTCGGCGCCGTCCGGCGGTCCCACTGGCAGCGGATGCGCCACGCTCTGGACGGCCTGCCCGGCCTGCTGCTGCCCGAGCCCACGCCCGGTGGCGACCCCAGCTGGTTCGGCTTCGTGCTCACCGTGCTCCCGGAAGCACCGTACACACGCCGGGAACTCGTCACCTTCCTCGAAAACCGGCGCATCGCGACCCGCCGGTTCTTCGGCGGCAACCTGACCCGCCACCCGGCCTACTTCGACCGCGAATACCGGGTCTCCGAGGAGCTCACCAACAGCGACATCGTCACCGAGCACACCTTCTGGGTCGGCGTTTACCCCGGGCTGACCGAGGAAATGATCGATTACACCATCGAGTCGATCAGAGAGTTCGTGCTCAAGAACTCGTGA
- a CDS encoding AfsR/SARP family transcriptional regulator — protein sequence MDEREAVRDPEFRVLGPLEVVDGERECTPSAPKVRQVLALLVLRANQVVYADSLIQELWGENPPPSALTTIQTYIYHLRKLIEREQLADDGEQLVVTRSPGYTLRVRPDQVDLASFQRLSRSGRRHLEQGRPDEAVADLRASLALWSGSPLANVNHGSQLSAYVAELREHQMATLQLRIEGEMRLGMHRELLGELHSLVETHPFDEWLHAQLIRALDRSGRRSDALNIYHRLRLNLDSELGLDPSQDVQELHYQVLTATVRG from the coding sequence GTGGATGAACGAGAAGCCGTCCGCGACCCGGAGTTCCGGGTGCTGGGGCCGTTGGAGGTCGTGGACGGAGAACGGGAGTGCACGCCGAGCGCGCCGAAGGTGCGTCAGGTGCTGGCCCTGCTGGTGCTGCGGGCGAACCAAGTCGTCTACGCGGACTCCCTGATCCAGGAGTTGTGGGGGGAGAACCCGCCGCCCAGCGCGCTGACCACGATCCAGACCTACATCTACCACCTGCGCAAATTGATCGAACGCGAGCAGCTGGCCGATGACGGCGAACAGCTCGTCGTGACGCGATCGCCCGGCTACACCTTGCGGGTGCGCCCGGATCAGGTGGATCTGGCGTCGTTCCAGCGGTTGAGCAGATCCGGCAGGAGGCACCTGGAACAAGGCAGGCCCGACGAAGCGGTGGCCGACCTGCGCGCCTCGCTCGCGCTGTGGTCCGGTTCGCCGCTGGCCAACGTGAACCACGGGTCACAGCTGTCCGCGTACGTCGCGGAGCTGCGTGAACACCAGATGGCCACGCTGCAGTTGCGGATCGAGGGGGAGATGCGGCTCGGCATGCACCGAGAGCTGCTGGGTGAGCTGCACTCGCTGGTGGAAACGCATCCCTTCGACGAGTGGCTGCACGCGCAGCTGATCCGGGCGCTCGACCGCAGTGGCAGGCGCAGCGATGCGCTCAACATCTACCACCGACTGCGCCTGAACCTGGACAGCGAACTCGGCCTGGACCCCTCGCAGGACGTCCAGGAACTGCACTACCAGGTGCTCACGGCAACGGTTCGCGGCTGA
- a CDS encoding SDR family NAD(P)-dependent oxidoreductase gives MTGNQVALITGSASGIGAGIARRLAADGMRVVINSRSPGPGTDLAESLPGAIYVQADVSVPEQAERLVAETVERCGRLDALINNAGTTEVIPHGDLDSATVEVWRRILDLNVLGTWQLSAIAASHLKHSDSGTITNISSVAGSRPAGSSIPYAVSKAAIEHMTRLLAKALGPRIRVNAVAPGLIETPWTSDDPFFAAIAEKVREATPLGRVGNPEDVAEAVAGVLAARYLTGAVVPVDGGAHLI, from the coding sequence ATGACGGGAAATCAGGTAGCCCTCATCACCGGTTCCGCGTCGGGCATCGGCGCGGGAATCGCACGTCGGCTCGCGGCTGACGGGATGCGCGTGGTCATCAACTCACGCTCCCCAGGCCCCGGCACCGACCTCGCGGAAAGCCTGCCGGGCGCGATCTACGTGCAGGCCGACGTGTCCGTTCCCGAGCAGGCCGAACGGCTCGTCGCGGAGACCGTCGAGCGGTGCGGCCGCTTGGACGCGCTGATCAACAACGCGGGAACGACGGAGGTCATCCCGCACGGTGATCTCGATTCGGCGACCGTCGAAGTGTGGCGGCGAATACTGGACCTGAACGTGCTCGGAACCTGGCAGTTGTCCGCGATCGCCGCGTCGCACCTGAAGCATTCCGATTCCGGCACCATCACGAACATCTCCTCGGTCGCCGGCAGCCGCCCGGCGGGAAGTTCCATTCCGTACGCCGTGAGCAAAGCGGCCATCGAGCACATGACTCGGTTGCTGGCAAAAGCACTCGGACCCCGAATCCGCGTCAACGCCGTCGCCCCCGGACTGATCGAAACCCCGTGGACCAGCGATGATCCGTTCTTCGCGGCCATCGCGGAAAAGGTTCGGGAAGCCACGCCGCTCGGCCGGGTCGGAAATCCCGAGGACGTCGCCGAAGCGGTCGCCGGCGTGCTCGCGGCCCGATACCTGACCGGCGCGGTGGTCCCGGTTGACGGCGGCGCGCATCTGATCTGA
- a CDS encoding LLM class flavin-dependent oxidoreductase, translating into MELAVNLIFSDAAALAERAEELGYELALAPEGYRSDAASVLGLVAGRTRRIALGTCAMQIPARPPATAALTAATLDSISGGRLRLGLGVSNPDVSEGWYGVPFERPLERTREYVEIVRAALRGDPVTYQGRHFRLPAGGRQAAPLHLYTAGHRPDLPIYLAAVGPANLRLAGEIADGWLGAFVSPEAVADACRHIERGRARRGGELPDFAVIPCVPAAVDTDPGEAADRLRGQYGYLMGIGDRDTNIYCGLARRLGFAEAVDRIHEHVAAGDHAAAAAAVPFELINATALLGPTERIAARLAEYRDAGATTVSIMVSAADTDLAGRLQILETCAAAAA; encoded by the coding sequence ATGGAACTCGCCGTCAACCTGATATTCAGCGATGCCGCCGCGCTGGCCGAGCGCGCGGAAGAACTCGGTTACGAACTCGCACTCGCACCCGAGGGGTACCGATCCGATGCGGCGAGCGTGCTCGGCCTGGTCGCGGGACGCACCCGGCGCATCGCGCTGGGCACGTGCGCGATGCAGATCCCGGCTCGGCCACCGGCCACCGCCGCGCTGACCGCGGCCACGCTCGACTCGATCTCGGGCGGCAGGCTGCGGCTCGGGCTGGGGGTCTCGAACCCGGACGTCTCGGAGGGCTGGTACGGCGTGCCGTTCGAGCGGCCGCTCGAGCGGACCAGGGAATACGTCGAGATCGTCCGCGCCGCACTGCGCGGCGACCCGGTCACCTACCAGGGCAGGCACTTCCGGCTTCCGGCCGGAGGGCGCCAGGCGGCGCCGCTGCACCTCTACACCGCCGGGCACCGACCGGACCTGCCCATCTACTTGGCCGCGGTCGGTCCGGCGAACCTGCGGCTGGCCGGTGAGATCGCGGACGGCTGGCTCGGTGCCTTCGTATCTCCGGAGGCCGTGGCGGACGCGTGCCGGCACATCGAGCGTGGACGCGCCCGCCGGGGCGGCGAGCTGCCCGACTTCGCCGTCATTCCCTGCGTCCCGGCGGCCGTGGACACGGATCCGGGTGAGGCCGCCGACCGACTTCGCGGCCAGTACGGGTACTTGATGGGCATCGGCGACCGGGACACCAACATCTACTGTGGACTGGCGCGCAGGCTCGGCTTCGCCGAGGCCGTGGACCGAATCCACGAACACGTCGCCGCCGGGGACCACGCGGCCGCGGCGGCCGCGGTGCCGTTCGAACTGATCAACGCCACGGCGCTGCTCGGGCCGACGGAGCGCATCGCGGCCCGGTTGGCCGAATATCGGGACGCGGGCGCGACGACGGTGAGCATCATGGTCTCGGCCGCCGACACCGATCTCGCCGGACGCCTCCAGATCTTGGAAACCTGCGCGGCCGCGGCCGCATGA
- a CDS encoding NADP-dependent oxidoreductase, translating to MKAVVFEENGPPEVLRVVELDDPRPGPRQLRVRVRAAGVQPFDTGVRQGWPGFPVEFPQQIGNEYAGVVDEVGAEVTGFAVGDEVLGWVFMSGLAEYVVVDETAAVRKPSSMTWEVAGSLSASGQTAYTALHELGVGSGTTVLIHAAAGGVGTVAVQLAKAWGATVIGTASEANHAYLKELGAVPVTYGDGLVDRVRALAPGGVDAVLDGAGGQALRDSIDLVSIPDRVATLVDHDLAEQLGARGIRAERSAQRLAELVDLHQRGELRLHVRSTFDLEHAAQAHRDVETGHGKGKVVVLVGE from the coding sequence GTGAAAGCCGTGGTGTTTGAAGAGAACGGGCCACCGGAGGTGCTTCGGGTCGTCGAACTCGACGACCCGCGACCCGGACCGCGCCAGCTGCGGGTGCGGGTGCGGGCCGCCGGGGTGCAGCCGTTCGACACCGGCGTGCGCCAAGGCTGGCCCGGATTCCCGGTCGAGTTCCCGCAGCAGATCGGCAACGAGTACGCCGGGGTGGTGGACGAGGTCGGTGCCGAAGTCACCGGTTTCGCCGTCGGTGACGAGGTGCTGGGCTGGGTCTTCATGTCCGGACTCGCGGAGTACGTGGTCGTCGACGAGACGGCGGCGGTGCGCAAGCCCTCGTCGATGACGTGGGAGGTGGCGGGCTCGCTCTCGGCGTCCGGGCAGACCGCTTACACCGCGTTGCACGAACTCGGGGTCGGGTCCGGGACCACGGTGCTGATCCACGCGGCAGCGGGAGGGGTCGGCACCGTGGCGGTGCAGCTCGCGAAGGCGTGGGGGGCGACCGTGATCGGAACCGCGAGCGAGGCCAACCACGCGTACCTCAAGGAACTCGGTGCCGTGCCGGTGACTTACGGCGACGGGCTGGTGGACCGAGTCAGAGCGCTCGCCCCGGGAGGTGTGGACGCGGTGCTCGACGGGGCCGGCGGGCAAGCCCTGCGGGATTCGATCGACCTGGTCTCCATCCCCGACCGCGTCGCGACGCTGGTCGACCACGATCTCGCCGAGCAGCTCGGGGCGCGGGGAATCCGCGCCGAGCGCTCCGCTCAGCGCCTCGCGGAGCTCGTCGATCTCCACCAGCGGGGGGAGCTGCGGCTGCACGTGCGGTCGACCTTCGACCTGGAACACGCGGCGCAGGCGCACCGGGATGTCGAAACGGGGCACGGCAAGGGCAAGGTCGTCGTGCTGGTCGGTGAGTGA
- a CDS encoding cyclopropane-fatty-acyl-phospholipid synthase family protein — protein MTDKHAMTPDEVGEYYDDRSWLYEMFMGHNLHIGFWDDDDPDADPKDRLTDVLLGELDLGAGDRLLDVGCGPGRPAIRAAQRTGAEVVGITVSSEQVETGNRLAAEAELAGRVRFEHADAMRLPYPDASFDAAWAVESIMYLSDRPAAVREIRRVLRPGGVFVLSDYTERTVLTPDQRAVLADGFTVDSLPTEQGYRRMIEEAGLTVLRTTDATAQLRRSVERTEQIVGENHDRIVERGGADFAAEFQGMIAQVIALEREQLGYAIVKSAKAAR, from the coding sequence GTGACCGACAAACACGCGATGACCCCTGACGAGGTCGGGGAGTACTACGACGACCGGAGCTGGCTCTACGAGATGTTCATGGGCCACAACCTGCACATCGGCTTCTGGGACGACGACGATCCGGACGCCGATCCGAAGGACCGCCTGACCGATGTGCTGCTCGGCGAGCTGGACTTGGGTGCGGGCGATCGACTGCTCGACGTCGGCTGCGGTCCTGGAAGGCCCGCGATCCGAGCGGCGCAGCGCACCGGTGCCGAGGTCGTCGGCATCACGGTCAGCTCCGAACAGGTCGAGACCGGCAACCGGCTCGCGGCGGAAGCCGAACTCGCCGGCCGCGTCCGATTCGAGCACGCCGACGCGATGCGGCTGCCCTACCCCGACGCGTCGTTCGACGCGGCCTGGGCCGTGGAGTCGATCATGTACTTGTCGGACCGCCCTGCCGCGGTGCGCGAGATTCGCCGTGTGCTGCGCCCGGGCGGCGTGTTCGTGCTCTCCGACTACACCGAACGCACCGTGCTCACCCCGGATCAGCGGGCGGTGCTGGCCGACGGGTTCACCGTCGACTCGTTGCCGACCGAACAGGGGTACCGGCGGATGATCGAGGAAGCCGGGCTGACCGTGCTGCGGACCACCGACGCGACCGCGCAGCTGCGTCGCTCGGTGGAGCGGACCGAACAGATCGTCGGCGAGAACCACGACCGCATCGTCGAGCGAGGCGGAGCGGATTTCGCCGCGGAGTTCCAGGGCATGATCGCGCAGGTGATCGCGCTGGAACGGGAGCAACTCGGTTACGCGATCGTGAAATCGGCCAAGGCAGCGCGATGA
- a CDS encoding hydrolase — MMDQLTRATELAATNAAAADHHRRLDDEVVAGLVAAGFPAHFVPAEFGGRDGTFRDLVRDVARIGAACSSAAWYGSLGAAVGRIAGFLPRAGRDLLWADGPDVLLAGALVPSGRAERVPGGWRLSGRWPYVSAVEHAAWTLARSTEFRGEQAVESRFFLLPRNSYRTTDSWRSAGMRATASNDLHAADVFVAEECSFPADDVLAGCGPRDEPPRPAVPLRAVNGLSFAAPMLGAARGALAGWWDLAAARPAEQAQAATEGEMAVVRAECEIDAAELLLDRVAEIADAGHVTQRATLRSMRDCAMSAELLTTAINRLVRSAGTRGQDDTCRLHRFARDVTAAGTHTMLRFGPAAAAWAGNGRHD; from the coding sequence ATGATGGACCAGCTCACCCGCGCCACCGAGCTCGCCGCGACGAACGCGGCGGCCGCGGATCACCACCGCCGCCTCGACGATGAGGTCGTGGCGGGTCTCGTCGCGGCGGGGTTCCCGGCCCACTTCGTGCCCGCCGAGTTCGGCGGACGCGACGGCACCTTCCGGGATCTGGTGCGCGACGTCGCCCGGATCGGCGCCGCCTGCTCCTCCGCGGCGTGGTACGGGTCGCTGGGCGCAGCGGTCGGCCGTATCGCCGGGTTCCTGCCCCGCGCCGGGCGCGACCTGCTCTGGGCGGACGGGCCGGACGTGTTGCTGGCAGGTGCGCTGGTCCCCTCCGGTCGTGCGGAGCGGGTTCCCGGCGGATGGCGGCTCAGCGGACGGTGGCCCTACGTCAGTGCCGTCGAGCACGCCGCCTGGACGCTGGCCCGCAGCACCGAGTTCCGAGGGGAGCAAGCGGTGGAGAGCCGTTTCTTCCTGCTGCCGCGAAATTCCTACCGCACCACCGACTCCTGGCGCAGCGCCGGGATGCGCGCCACCGCCAGCAACGATCTGCACGCCGCGGACGTGTTCGTCGCCGAGGAATGTTCGTTCCCCGCCGACGACGTGCTGGCCGGCTGCGGGCCGCGGGACGAACCGCCTCGACCGGCGGTGCCGCTGCGCGCGGTCAACGGGCTCTCGTTCGCCGCGCCGATGCTCGGTGCGGCCCGCGGCGCGCTGGCCGGTTGGTGGGACCTCGCCGCGGCACGTCCCGCCGAGCAGGCGCAGGCGGCGACCGAGGGCGAGATGGCGGTCGTGCGTGCGGAATGCGAGATCGACGCCGCGGAACTGCTGCTCGATCGGGTCGCCGAGATCGCCGACGCAGGGCACGTCACGCAGCGCGCAACGCTGCGGTCGATGCGGGACTGCGCCATGTCCGCCGAGCTGCTGACGACCGCCATCAACCGGCTGGTGCGCTCGGCGGGGACGCGCGGTCAGGACGACACCTGCCGGTTGCACCGGTTCGCGCGGGACGTGACCGCGGCCGGGACGCACACCATGCTGCGGTTCGGTCCGGCTGCGGCGGCGTGGGCCGGAAACGGGCGCCACGACTGA
- a CDS encoding nucleotide disphospho-sugar-binding domain-containing protein: MRVLFVAGGSGGVIFAVTPLALAVRNAGHEVLVATPENTVPTVTSTGLPAVAATDKTMMDFMFADRLGTPLTLPKDPHERLIFNGRGFGRFAAHSLPALTQLTEDWRPDVVVGGALSYSAPLIAAKLGVPHVKHAIDMGEPRVLDLAAAAELGPELAELGLDDLPRPDLFVDVCPPSLRRADAADCQPMRYIPVSSQRRIEPWMYRRGTRPRLLVTAGSRVTKEYDFEVLDGLVRKVSKLDVELLVAAPDDIATDLGSLPENVHAGWIPLDVVVRTTDLLVHHAGGNTMLTAMANGVPQVLIPYLPNVVDYADRLSSFGAAKTIQPGADSAEAIVEAATEVVNDLTYRDRAQEVAAENAAMPTPAEVTGVLEELAATRG, encoded by the coding sequence ATGCGAGTTCTCTTTGTTGCAGGCGGCAGCGGCGGGGTCATCTTCGCCGTGACTCCGCTGGCCCTCGCCGTGCGAAACGCCGGCCACGAAGTGTTGGTCGCCACCCCTGAGAACACCGTCCCGACCGTGACCAGCACCGGTCTTCCGGCGGTGGCGGCGACCGACAAGACGATGATGGACTTCATGTTCGCCGACCGGCTGGGCACGCCGTTGACCCTGCCGAAGGACCCGCACGAGCGGCTGATCTTCAACGGTCGCGGCTTCGGCCGGTTCGCGGCGCACAGCCTCCCCGCGCTCACCCAGCTCACCGAGGACTGGCGGCCCGACGTCGTCGTCGGCGGAGCGCTGTCGTACTCCGCGCCGCTGATCGCGGCGAAGCTCGGTGTGCCGCACGTCAAGCACGCCATCGACATGGGCGAGCCGCGCGTGCTCGACCTCGCCGCGGCCGCGGAACTGGGGCCGGAGCTCGCGGAGCTCGGGCTGGACGACCTGCCGCGGCCGGACCTGTTCGTGGACGTCTGCCCGCCGAGCCTGCGGCGGGCCGACGCGGCCGATTGCCAGCCGATGCGCTACATCCCCGTCAGCAGCCAACGCCGCATCGAACCGTGGATGTACCGGCGCGGCACGCGCCCGCGGCTACTGGTGACCGCGGGCAGCCGGGTCACCAAGGAGTACGACTTCGAGGTCCTGGACGGGCTGGTGCGCAAGGTGTCGAAGCTGGACGTCGAACTGCTGGTGGCCGCACCGGACGACATCGCCACCGACCTCGGATCGCTGCCGGAGAACGTGCACGCCGGTTGGATTCCGCTGGACGTGGTGGTCCGCACGACCGACCTGCTGGTCCACCACGCGGGCGGGAACACGATGCTCACGGCGATGGCCAACGGCGTGCCGCAGGTGCTCATCCCGTACCTGCCGAACGTGGTCGACTACGCCGACAGGCTCAGCTCGTTCGGCGCGGCGAAGACGATCCAGCCCGGCGCGGATTCCGCGGAGGCGATCGTCGAGGCGGCGACCGAAGTGGTGAACGACCTCACCTACCGGGACCGGGCGCAGGAGGTGGCGGCGGAGAACGCGGCGATGCCGACTCCCGCCGAAGTGACCGGGGTTCTGGAAGAGCTGGCGGCGACGCGGGGGTGA